A portion of the Krasilnikovia cinnamomea genome contains these proteins:
- a CDS encoding 3-hydroxyacyl-CoA dehydrogenase NAD-binding domain-containing protein, whose translation MSIRFERDGDGIVTLTIDLPGSANVMNADYRAAMAAAVTRLEAERESVTGVVITSGKKTFFAGADLTELVAVTDDNAGEFAAALAAVKDQFRRLERLGRPVVAALNGSALGGGFEIALACHRRICLDDDTIRLGLPEVTLGLLPGAGGVTRSVRLLGVQAALPLLTEGKRLRPAEALAVGWIHELAADRADLLAKARAWVLANPAVVQPWDVPGHRVADLRPLDPASYPLLAAAPAMLRKKTHGCYPAPEKILAAAVEGAMVDVDTALAVESRYLVELVTGQVAKNMITTFWFQRNALEAGGSRPAGVPRQAVARVGVLGAGMMGAGIGYAAATAGIEAVLKDVSAEAAEAGRAKVAALLDERVGAGRMSPERRAETLARVTATASDTELTGCDLIIEAVFEDRQLKNTVLAAAEAAARPDAVIASNTSTLPITGLAEAVPDPARFIGLHFFSPVHRMPLVEIIRGEKTSAETLARAFDFVRQIGKTPIVVNDSRGFYTSRTFGTYLTEGIALLAEGVHPALVENVARKAGMAVGPLAVCDEVTLTLAMRIRQQALADLAAQPGAAAAPEHPAYAVLDTMISEYGRTGKAAGAGFYDYPAGGRKRLWPGLVERWTTDDPGVSERDVRDRLLFIQAVETARIFGEGVLTSAADANLGSILGIGFAPWTGGTLQFINSCGVAAFVERADHLADTYGERFRPPALLRDMATRNQSF comes from the coding sequence ATGAGCATCCGCTTCGAGCGCGACGGCGACGGCATCGTCACCCTCACCATCGACCTGCCCGGCTCCGCCAACGTGATGAACGCCGACTACCGCGCCGCGATGGCCGCGGCGGTGACCCGGCTGGAGGCCGAGCGCGAGTCGGTCACCGGCGTCGTGATCACCTCCGGCAAGAAGACCTTCTTCGCCGGTGCCGACCTGACCGAACTGGTCGCGGTCACCGACGACAACGCCGGTGAGTTCGCCGCCGCGCTGGCGGCGGTCAAGGACCAGTTCCGGCGCCTGGAGCGGCTGGGCCGGCCGGTCGTCGCGGCCCTCAACGGCAGCGCCCTCGGCGGCGGCTTCGAGATCGCCCTCGCCTGTCACCGCCGGATCTGCCTCGACGACGACACGATCCGCCTCGGTCTGCCGGAGGTCACCCTGGGGCTGCTGCCGGGCGCCGGCGGCGTCACCCGCAGCGTCCGGCTGCTCGGCGTGCAGGCGGCGTTGCCGCTGCTCACCGAGGGCAAGCGACTGCGCCCGGCCGAGGCGCTCGCGGTCGGCTGGATCCACGAGCTGGCCGCCGACCGTGCCGACCTGCTGGCCAAGGCGCGGGCGTGGGTGCTGGCCAACCCGGCCGTCGTCCAGCCGTGGGACGTCCCGGGCCACCGGGTGGCGGACCTGCGGCCGCTCGACCCCGCCAGCTACCCGCTGCTGGCGGCGGCCCCCGCGATGCTGCGCAAGAAGACGCACGGCTGCTACCCGGCGCCGGAGAAGATCCTCGCCGCGGCGGTCGAGGGCGCGATGGTGGACGTCGACACCGCCCTCGCGGTGGAGAGCCGCTACCTGGTCGAGCTGGTCACCGGCCAGGTGGCCAAGAACATGATCACGACGTTCTGGTTCCAGCGCAACGCGCTGGAGGCGGGCGGTTCCCGCCCGGCCGGGGTTCCCCGCCAGGCCGTCGCGCGCGTCGGGGTCCTCGGCGCCGGGATGATGGGCGCGGGCATCGGGTACGCCGCCGCGACGGCCGGCATCGAGGCGGTGCTGAAGGACGTCAGCGCGGAGGCGGCCGAGGCGGGCAGGGCGAAGGTCGCCGCGCTGCTGGACGAGCGGGTCGGCGCGGGCCGGATGTCACCGGAGCGGCGCGCCGAGACCCTGGCCCGGGTCACCGCGACCGCCTCGGACACCGAGCTGACCGGCTGCGACCTGATCATCGAGGCGGTCTTCGAGGACCGGCAGCTCAAGAACACGGTGCTGGCCGCCGCCGAGGCCGCCGCCCGGCCGGACGCGGTGATCGCTTCCAACACCTCCACGCTGCCCATCACGGGGCTTGCCGAGGCGGTGCCCGATCCGGCGCGCTTCATCGGCCTGCACTTCTTCTCGCCGGTGCACCGGATGCCGCTCGTGGAGATCATCCGCGGCGAGAAGACCTCGGCGGAGACGCTGGCCCGCGCCTTCGATTTCGTACGGCAGATCGGCAAGACGCCGATCGTCGTCAACGACAGCCGCGGCTTCTACACCTCCCGTACGTTCGGCACCTATCTCACCGAGGGCATCGCGCTGCTGGCCGAGGGGGTGCATCCGGCGCTCGTGGAGAACGTGGCGCGCAAGGCCGGCATGGCGGTCGGCCCGCTGGCCGTCTGCGACGAGGTCACCCTGACCCTGGCGATGCGGATCCGCCAGCAGGCCCTCGCGGACCTGGCCGCCCAGCCGGGCGCCGCCGCTGCGCCTGAGCACCCGGCGTACGCCGTGCTCGACACGATGATCTCGGAGTACGGGCGGACCGGGAAGGCGGCGGGCGCGGGCTTCTACGACTACCCGGCCGGCGGCCGCAAGCGCTTGTGGCCCGGCCTGGTCGAGCGGTGGACCACCGACGACCCGGGTGTCTCCGAGCGTGACGTGCGGGACCGGCTGCTGTTCATCCAGGCCGTCGAGACCGCCCGGATCTTCGGCGAGGGGGTGCTGACCTCGGCCGCCGACGCCAACCTCGGGTCGATCCTGGGCATCGGTTTCGCCCCGTGGACGGGCGGCACGCTGCAGTTCATCAACTCCTGCGGGGTTGCCGCGTTCGTCGAGCGGGCCGACCACCTCGCCGACACGTACGGCGAGCGGTTCCGCCCACCCGCCCTGCTGCGTGACATGGCCACCCGCAACCAGAGCTTCTGA
- a CDS encoding low temperature requirement protein A: MAEPETNLTEPRRPVSSFELFFDLVFVFSLTRVTDLILRDPHADGVLRGMLVLALLWWAWGAYAWLTNAVDTNSASARGVVLSAMGALLVVAVAVPEAFGENALPFALAYFVVRVLHLVLFAVAGGANRAAILRLAPGNLAASILLIIGVFVPSTVQLILWGLAVLIDYGTPIITGVGGFTVHAGHFFERHGLFMIIALGESVVAVGAGVLLTGAHITPLLAATILLSVAAIGGLWWAYFDWEAALSERQLSRAIGAERAHLARDMFSYLHLPLVAGVVFIAVGLESVVSHPTHHMHGVHAIGLGGGAALFMFGLSAISGRRGHRPRLDHLVAGLFCLLLIPVSLLVPGVVALVLLVGVLLVIAYIDRHHGRTGYEPRARAAQAVSADA; encoded by the coding sequence ATGGCCGAGCCTGAAACCAATCTCACCGAGCCGCGCCGGCCGGTTTCCAGCTTTGAACTCTTCTTCGACCTCGTCTTCGTCTTCTCGCTCACCCGGGTCACCGACCTGATCCTCAGGGATCCCCATGCCGACGGCGTGCTGCGCGGAATGCTCGTCCTGGCCCTGCTGTGGTGGGCCTGGGGTGCCTACGCGTGGCTGACCAACGCGGTCGACACCAACAGCGCCTCCGCCCGAGGGGTGGTCCTGTCCGCGATGGGCGCGTTGCTCGTCGTCGCGGTCGCCGTGCCGGAGGCCTTCGGCGAGAACGCGCTGCCCTTCGCGCTGGCCTATTTCGTCGTCCGCGTGCTGCACCTGGTGTTGTTCGCGGTCGCCGGTGGCGCCAACCGGGCCGCCATCCTGCGCCTCGCGCCCGGCAACCTGGCCGCGTCGATACTGCTCATCATCGGTGTCTTCGTACCGTCGACGGTCCAGCTCATCCTCTGGGGCCTGGCCGTGCTGATCGACTACGGCACCCCGATCATCACCGGCGTCGGTGGCTTCACCGTCCATGCCGGGCACTTCTTCGAGCGGCACGGCCTGTTCATGATCATTGCCCTGGGCGAGTCGGTGGTCGCCGTCGGCGCAGGCGTGCTGTTGACCGGAGCGCACATCACGCCGCTGCTGGCCGCCACGATCCTGCTGTCCGTGGCCGCGATCGGTGGTCTCTGGTGGGCGTACTTCGACTGGGAGGCCGCGCTCAGCGAACGCCAGCTGTCCCGGGCGATCGGTGCCGAGCGCGCCCACCTGGCCCGCGACATGTTCAGCTACCTGCACCTGCCGCTGGTCGCGGGCGTGGTCTTCATCGCGGTCGGGCTGGAGAGCGTGGTGAGCCATCCCACCCACCACATGCACGGCGTCCACGCCATCGGCCTCGGCGGTGGCGCCGCCTTGTTCATGTTCGGCTTGAGCGCGATCAGCGGCCGGCGCGGGCACCGCCCTCGCCTCGATCATCTGGTGGCCGGGCTGTTCTGCCTGCTCCTGATCCCGGTGTCCCTGCTAGTGCCGGGGGTGGTGGCGCTGGTGCTGCTGGTCGGGGTCCTGCTCGTGATCGCCTACATCGACCGCCACCACGGGCGTACCGGCTACGAACCTCGGGCGCGCGCCGCACAGGCCGTCTCCGCCGACGCCTGA
- a CDS encoding acetyl-CoA C-acetyltransferase produces MTEALIFDAVRTPRGKGKRGALHGVKPVTLAAGMLRALAERNDLDTSAVDDVVLGVVSPVGEQGADIARTAVLVADWDIRPAGVQLNRFCASGLEAVNVAAAKVAAGFEDLVVAGGVESMSRVPMGSDGGAWITDPATSFATHFVPQGVSADLIATLAGFSRTDVDAVAVRSHARATEAREKGYFARSIVPVTDQNGLLVLAEDETIRPGTTVETLAGLKPSFATPGGLGYDAIAIDRYPEVERIDHVHTAGNSSQIVDGAAAMLIGSERAGRALGLVPRARIVTTAAVGTEPTIMLTGPVPATRKALDRAGLTTADIDLYEINEAFAGVVLRFQRDLDLPDEKVNVNGGAIALGHPLGATGCMILGTLLDELERRDLRRGLATLCVGGGMGVATIIERI; encoded by the coding sequence ATGACCGAGGCACTGATCTTCGACGCGGTGCGCACCCCACGCGGCAAGGGCAAGCGAGGCGCGCTGCACGGCGTCAAGCCGGTGACGCTCGCCGCCGGGATGCTGCGCGCCCTCGCCGAGCGCAACGACCTGGACACCTCCGCGGTGGACGATGTGGTCCTCGGGGTCGTCTCCCCGGTCGGGGAGCAGGGCGCGGACATCGCCCGTACGGCGGTGCTGGTCGCCGACTGGGACATCCGCCCGGCGGGCGTGCAGCTCAACCGGTTCTGCGCCTCCGGGCTGGAGGCGGTGAACGTGGCGGCCGCGAAGGTCGCCGCCGGCTTCGAGGACCTGGTGGTCGCCGGTGGCGTGGAGTCCATGTCCCGGGTGCCGATGGGCTCGGACGGCGGGGCCTGGATCACCGACCCGGCGACCAGTTTCGCGACGCATTTCGTGCCGCAGGGGGTCAGCGCCGACCTGATCGCCACGTTGGCGGGCTTCAGCCGTACCGATGTCGACGCTGTCGCCGTGCGCTCGCACGCGCGGGCGACCGAGGCGCGCGAGAAGGGCTATTTCGCCCGCTCGATCGTGCCGGTCACCGACCAGAACGGCCTGCTCGTGCTGGCCGAGGACGAGACGATCCGGCCGGGCACCACCGTGGAGACCCTCGCCGGGTTGAAGCCCAGCTTCGCCACCCCCGGCGGCCTCGGCTACGACGCGATCGCGATCGACCGCTATCCCGAGGTCGAGCGGATCGACCACGTGCACACCGCGGGCAACTCGTCGCAGATCGTGGACGGCGCGGCAGCGATGCTGATCGGCAGCGAACGCGCCGGCCGGGCGCTGGGTCTGGTCCCGCGCGCCCGGATCGTCACCACCGCGGCCGTCGGCACGGAACCGACCATCATGCTCACCGGCCCCGTGCCCGCCACCCGCAAGGCGCTGGACCGGGCCGGCCTCACCACGGCCGACATCGACCTGTACGAGATCAACGAGGCGTTCGCCGGTGTGGTCCTGCGGTTCCAGCGTGACCTGGACCTGCCCGACGAGAAGGTCAACGTCAACGGCGGCGCCATCGCCTTGGGCCATCCGCTGGGCGCCACCGGCTGCATGATCCTCGGCACCCTGCTGGACGAGCTGGAACGCCGCGACCTGCGCCGTGGCCTGGCCACCCTCTGCGTCGGCGGCGGCATGGGCGTCGCCACCATCATCGAGCGGATCTGA